ACCGAGGAGATGCTCTGCCCGGCCATCTCCGCTTCTGCCAGGAACCGTTGCTTCTCCTCGGCGTTGAAGCGTCGTCGGCGACCAGGGCGAGCCGGTGGGATGACTTCTACTTCGAGTGCCTTCGTGTCCATCTCTAGGCTGGTCCTATGCGTTAGGGACCTGTCCGTTCGAAATGGGGGCTACACCAGTGCAGTCCAGGTGTGCTCAACGCCTTCCGGCATCACGGCGAGCGGGACTTCGAAGTTTGGCGCTGTGGAACGAAGGGACCGAGAGTGCTCAACGCCTTCCGGCATNNNNNNNNNNNNNNNNNNNNNNNNNNNNNNNNNN
The Myxococcus virescens DNA segment above includes these coding regions:
- a CDS encoding transposase; translated protein: MDTKALEVEVIPPARPGRRRRFNAEEKQRFLAEAEMAGQSISSVARRYGLSASMLFHWRRLAEEGSMSSLGADEAVVPESEVKRLQ